AGACGACCCTGATCTATCGCGGGCCGAACATCCTGCGGGGCTTCGACGACGACGTACGCGCCCATCTGGCCGGAGAGATCGAGAAGCGCGGCATCAAGGTCGTCCTCGGCTGCCAGCACAAGGAAATCCGCAAGACCGACAGCGGTCTCGTGAACGTGCTGGAGAACGGCATGGAGCTGGAGACCGACGTCGTCATGTTCGCGACCGGCCGCGTCCCGCACGTGAAGTCCCTGGGGCTGGAGACGGCGGGCGTCGCCCTGAACGACAAGGGCGCGATCCAGGTCGACACGCTGTCGAAGACCACGGCCGACAACATCTGGGCCATCGGCGACGTGACCGACCGGATGAACCTGACCCCCGTCGCGATCCGCGAGGCGGTCGCCTTCCACGAGACCGTCTACAAGGGCAACCCCCAGCATTTCGACTATGAGGCGGTGGCGACCGCTGTGTTCAGCCAGCCGCCGGTCGGCACCGTCGGGCTCAGCGAAAGCGAGGCGAGGCGGACCTGTTCCGGCGCGGTCGATATCTATTCGACGAAGTTCCGGCCGATGAAATACGCCTTCACCGGATCGGACGAGCGGGTGCTGATGAAGCTGGTGGTGGATGCGTCCAACGACCGCGTCGTGGGCGTCCACATCGTCGGACCGGAAGCGCCGGAGATGATCCAGCTGGCCGCCATCGCCGTGAAGGCCGGACTGACCAAGGCCCAGTGGGACGCCACCTGCGCCGTCCACCCGACCATGGCCGAGGAACTGGTGACGCTGAAGGTGAAGCAGAACCAGGAAACTTCGGCGGGCTAGTTTGTTGTTTCGCAACCGCGAGAGGCCTATTCTACGGCCATGACCATGCGCTGGACCCCTGAATCCTGGAGAAACAAGCCCGTCGTGCACATGCCGACGGACTATCCGGACGTGCGCGAGCTTCAGCGCGTCGAGGACGAATTGCGGGCCCTGCCGCCGCTGGTCTTCGCCGGAGAAGCCCGGACGCTGACAGCCAAGCTGGCCGACGTGGAGGCGGGCAAGGCCTTCCTGCTGCAGGGCGGCGACTGCGCCGAGAGCTTCAAGGAGTTCTCGACCGACAACATCCGCGACACCTTCCGCCTGCTGCTGCAGATGGCGGTGGTCCTGACCTTCGCGGGTCGCAAGCCCGTGGTGAAGGTCGGCCGGATCGCCGGCCAGTTCGCCAAGCCGCGCAGTTCGCCCATCGAGGAGATCGATGGCGTGACCCTGCCGTCCTATCGCGGCGACAACATCAACGGCTCGGCCTTCACGCCCGAAGAGCGGGTGCCCGATCCCCAGCGGTTGCTGAAGGCCTACAACCAGTCGGCCTCGACTCTGAACCTGCTGCGCGCCTTCGCGGGCGGCGGCTATGCCGACCTGTACAACATCCATCGCTGGACCCAGGGCTTCGCCGACCACGGCATCGGAGCCCAGTATCGCGAACTGGCCGACAAGATCGCCGAGGCCCTGGCCTTCATGGAGGCGGTCGGCGTTACGCCCGAGACACACCCCGACCTGAGCCGCGTCGAGGTCTTCACCTCGCACGAGGCCCTCCTGCTGAACGTCGAGAGCGCCCTGACGCGGCTGGATGGCGGCACGGGCGAGTGGTTCGATACCTCGGCGCACATGCTGTGGATCGGCGAACGGACCCGCCAGCTGGACGGGGCCCACGTCGAGTTCATGCGCGGCATCCGGAACCCGATCGGCGTGAAGTGCGGCCCGACCATGGAGGCCGACGACCTGCTGCCCCTGATCGACGCGCTGAATCCCGACAATATCTCGGGTCGCCTGACCCTGATCGGACGCTTCGGTCACGACAAGGTCGGCAAGCGGCTGCCCGGCCTGATGCGGGCGGTGAAGGCGGCGGGCAAGAAGGTGATCTGGTCGATCGACCCGATGCACGGCAACACCCTGATGGCCGCCAGTGGCTACAAGACCCGGCCGTTCGACCGGATCCTGGGCGAGGTGAAGGGCTTCATCGACGTGGCCGAATCGGAAGGCGTCCATCCCGGCGGCGTCCACCTGGAGATGACCGGCCAGAACGTCACCGAGTGCATCGGCGGGGCCCAGGCCGTGTCCGAGGACGACCTGTCCAGCCGCTATCATACCCATTGCGATCCGCGCCTGAACGCCGACCAGGCGCTGGAGCTGGCCTTCCTGGTGGCCGAGCGGCTCAAGAGCGGACGGCTGAATCAGTCGCGCGCGGCGTGACCGAGGCCGCGATCGGGCGGCCGGCCGGCGACGACCGGGGCGGCCGCACGGCCTTCCAGGGCGCGCCTGGCGCCTTCAGCCACGAGGCCTGCGTCGAGCTGCGTCCCTGGGATGAACACGTCCCGTTCGAGACGTTCGAGGACGCCATCGCCGCGGTGAAGTCGGGGGCCTGCGACTGCGCGCTGATCCCGGTCGAGAACTCCACCATCGGCGATGTCGAACCGGCCGCGACCCTGGTCAGGACCTCCGGCCTCGCCGTCGTGGGCGAGGCCTGGCGGCCCATCCGCATGGCCCTGATGGCGCTCGACGGCGTCGAGCTCGACGAGCTGCGGACCGTGGCCAGCCACCCGATCGCCCTGGCCCAGTGCTCCGGCAAGCTGACCGCGCTCAACCTGACGATGGTCGAGGCGTTCGACACGGCCGGGGCTGCCCGCGACGTGTCCGAGGCGGGGGACCGCACGCGCGCTGCCCTGGCACCGGTCGCTGCGGCGGAGGTCTACGGACTGTCGATCCTGCGTCTCGATCTTCAGGATTCCGCCGATAACCGCACGCGATTTGTTCTCCTGGCCCGCGAGGCGGGTTGACGGCGCACGATCGTTGCGTGTCATAAGGGGGTACGGATCGCCACCGATCCGATGAACCGGACCGACCCATGTCCCCGCTGCGCGCCTCGCTTTCGACCCTCTCGCTTCGTTCGCGCGCGGCTGCCCTCTATTTCGGCTATCGCTTTTACGGCTTTCGATACGCCGGCTGAGGCCTCGAGCGGCACCCGCTCCTGACAGCCTCGCCGGCGACCGCCCCGACCCGGGGCGGCGGCGCACCCACGCACCCCTCATCGAAATGCACACCGTGAAAGCCCTGATCCCATGCCGAAAACCAACCTCCAGCCCGTCTGGCCCGACATGACCCCGCAAGACCTGTCCCCCGAGCAGATGGCGCTGGCCGCGCTGCGCGCCGAGATCGACAGCGTCGACGACCAGCTTCTTGCCCTGTTCCAGCGCCGTCTGGACATCGCCGCCAGGGTCGGTCTCGCCAAGGACGCGCCGCACGGCCCCCACACCAAGCTGCGGCCCGACCGCGAGCAGACCGTCCTCAGCCGGATGCTGGCCAGGGCCGAGCCCGGCTATGCCGATGCGGTCGAAGGTCTGTGGCGCGAGATCGTGGGCTGGGGTCTGGCGCGCCAGGGCCAGCTGCAGGTCCAGGTCTGGGCCCCGACCGATCCGACACGGGCCTTCGACGGGGCCCGGCACCGCTTCGGTGCGGCGGCCGCCATCCGCATGGTGCGGGACCCGCAGGCCGCCCTGGCCTTCGCCGCTGAGGGCAGGGGCGTGGCCGTGCTGGCGATCAACACCGACGATCCCTGGTGGCTGGGCCTGCGCCGCGACTGGTCCTCGCTGAGCGTGTTCGACGGGTTCGGCCAGACCGGCGGTCAGCCGACGTCCCTGGCGGTCGGCAAGATCGATCCGGCTGCTCTGCCCAGGGGGCGCAGCGTGATCGTCACGGCCGGGGGCGATGCCGGTGACGGCGGCGGCGCGCGCCGCTGGGGTCTGAACACCCACCACGGCTGGACCCTGGCCCTGACCGACGCCGCGCTGACGCCCGGCGACGCCGAGGGCTGCGTCGGGGCGATCGGCTAGGTCAGACGGCGGGTGGTCCGGGCGGGGCGACCCCGGGGGGCAGGGGGGCGGGGGCCGGCTGGCCCGCATCGCCCGGCAGGGCCTTGATGTAGCGATAGACCGCGCGCTTGTCGGCCTCGGACATGGCCTTGACGCTGGGCCAGGGCATGGGCGGAAGGCTCGAGCCCGTGGCCAGCTTTTCGACCCACTCGTCCTCGGTCATACCGGCGACCGTCAGGCGAAGGTTCTTGCCGTAGCTGGTGCCCCACGGGCCGGTGTGCCCCTCGGTGCTGCCCTTGAGCCACTCGCTTTCGGGTGGTTCGGTCCCGCCCGTGCGGGCATAGGCCGGGGTGTGGCAGTCGTTGCAGCCGCCGACCAGAACGATGTAGCGCCCGGCTTCGATGTCCGTGGCGGCGACGACATGTGGACCGCTGACGGCCTGGGCCGAGCTCTCGGCCTCCGCCGTCGGCTGGCAGGCGGTGAGCAGGGCTGCGACCGATGCCGCAGCGATGGTTGCGATGGCACGCGACATTTCAGATCCCCTTGTTCTCCGAACGCGACGGAACATCAGAGGTCGGGGTGCGTCAAGCCGCCACAGGCGTCACACGGCCAGATTGTCGATCAGGCGTGTCTTTCCCACCCAGGCCGCCGCCAGAATGCGCGCCGGTGCCTCGACGACACCGTTCGGGAACGGGGCCAGATTGTCCGCCTGGCGCACGGCGACATAGTCCACCCGCTCGAAGCCGGCCTTGAGCAGGTCCGAGTAGGCGTCGCGCTCGACGGCGGCCAGGGGACGTCGGTCGGCAGCCTTGATGGCGGCCTCGGCGAGGACGCCGTTAAGGCAGCGGGCGACGTCGAGTTCGGGCTCCGACAGGTAGGCGTTGCGCGACGACAGGGCGAGGCCATGGCCATCCCGCATCGTGGGTGCGCCGACGATCGCGGTCGGAATGTCCAGGTCGCGGGCCATGCGGCGCACGACCATCAGTTGCTGGTAGTCCTTCTCGCCGAACACGGCGACGTCGGCCTGGACCTGGTTCAGCAGCTTGGCGACCACCACGGCCACGCCGCCGAAGAAGTGGGGACGAAAGTCCGTCTCCAGCCCCTGCGACGGTCCTCCGACCGCGACGGAGGTGACGAAGCCGTCCGGATACATTTCGCCCACCGTCGGGGCGAACAGCAGGTCGCATCCGGCGCCGGCCAGAAGGGCGGCGTCCTCGGCCTCGCGCCGGGGATAGGTGCCCAGATCCTCGTGGGCGGCGAACTGGGTCGGGTTAACGAAGACGCTGGCAACGACCTTGTCCGCCCGCTGTCCGGCTTCGCGCACGAGGGTCAGGTGACCCTCGTGCAGGGCTCCCATGGTCGGCACGAAAGACACGGTGAACCCTTGGCGCCGCCAGTCGCGAACGGCGGTACGCAACGCATCCACGCTTCGCGCGATGGGCATGGAGGGAGAGTTTTCGCTCATGCTTACCGGATTAACCCTTCGACTTAAGCGTGTTCATGCACCGGACGGCAAATGGTGCCGGGCTACAGGTCGGCTTATGACGCCCAGCAGAATGCTTCGTCCAGTGCTCGTCGGTCTCGCCGGCCTCGCGACCGCGTCGTGCGGCATGGTCGAGGGCGACCCGAACCGGTTCGAGTCCATGGCCCAGGCCGTGGCCAGCGTACCGCTGGATGGGTCCAGCCGGCCCTCGCGGAAGGCGTCCGAAGGCTCGATCCGCCCGGCCGTCGTCGATGCCGCCGCGATCGCCAACCCCGGTGCGCTCAAGGTCGAGGTCATGGACCCCCATGCCCTGTGGGACGCCCGGGACCTGGGCTTGCGCGGGGCCGTGGAACAGGCGGCACCGGCGATGGTCGAGGCCGCCGCACCGGTCGTGACACAGGCGGTGCTGCAGCAGGTGTCGGACCGTCTGCCGACGATGCGCCCGACGCGTGCCGTGGAAGAAGAATCTGTGAGGATGTCGACGGCCGGCCCGAGCGAGACCCTGCAACTTGGGGCGTTCTCCAGCCCCTCGGCGGCCCGGGCCGCCTGGTCGCGCATCCGCGCGGCCGGCGCGTCGGTCGCCGATCTGACGCCCGCGTTCGAGACCGTCGACGTCGATGGTCGCACCCTGACCCGGCTGAAGGTCACCACCTCCGGCGAGGCGGCCCGTGCCGTCTGTCGCGCCGCCGACGCGGCCGATCTGGGGTGTCTGCGCCGGGGCTGAGCCGCGTCGCCGGCTATCTTCCCACAGCTGTCGCTTAACCTTTCGTTGACGGATGGGGCGGCGGGCCCGATTCTGGTGGGCCATGACGACCGGCCAGTGAGTCGGTGGTCGCCAACACCGGATCATCGGATCATGACGCAGCCCTCCCAGCACCAGGCTCAGGTCATCGTCGTCGGCAACGAAAAGGGCGGGGCGGGCAAGTCCACCCTGGCGATCCACATCGCCTGCGGCCTGATGCACGCGGGCCGGAAGGTCGCGATCCTGGACCTGGATCTGCGGCAGCGGTCGATGGCCCATTTCTTCTCGCACCGGGCGGCCTGGACGGCCGCCAACGGCGTCACCCTGCCCATGCCGGTGCAGCCGGACCTGGGCGACGGCAAGGCCCTGGCACGGGCCGAGGAGGCCGAGCAACTGGCGCGGTTCGAGGCGGCTTTCAGCGAGGCGGTGGTGTCCGGGGCCGAGGTCATCCTGATCGATACGCCGGGAGGGGACACCGCGCTGTCGCGCGCCGCCCATGCCCGTGCCGACCAGATCGTGACGCCGATGAACGACAGCTTCGTCGATTTCGACATGCTGGGCACCGTCGATCCCGTGACCCTCGACCTGCTCAAGCCCTCGACCTATTCCGAGAGCGTGTGGGAGGCCAGAAAGCACCGCGCGATCAAGGAGGGCCGCCATGCCGCCATCGACTGGATCGTCGTGGTCAACCGCATGGCCGTGGCCGAGGCGCGCAACCGCCGTCGTCTGGAAGAGCGGATGCTGAAGCTGGCCAAGCGCGTCGGTTTCCGCGTCGGGCCGGGGCTGCGCGACCGGGTCATCTATCGCGAGCTGTTCCCCTTCGGCCTGACCGTGGCGGACCTGTCCAACGAGGTGCGGCCTGTGGCGGTGTCGCTGGCCCACGTCGCGGCGCGCCAGGAGATGCGTAACCTGATGCAGGCCCTGGGCCTGGACGACGTCAGCCTGCCGGCGCTCGAAGCCGCTTGATCGGACAGTTCGCATGAGCCTGATCTGGCTCGTGCTGGCGGGCATCGTCGTGTGGGCGCTGATCCGACTGGGTCGCCAGACGGAAGGACCGCGCAGAGGTCACTGGCGGGTCGCGGCGACGCTCGTGTCGGCCGCCCTGCTGGTCGGCGGCGTCCTGGCGCTGACCAAGGGCGCATGGGTCAGCGGTGCCGGCCTGGTCGGGGCGGCGCTTTGGCTGGTGGTGGCCTCGCGGATGCGGACGGCGGCGGTCAAGCGCGAGGCGATCGGCGATGCCGAGGCGCGGTCGATCCTGGGGGTCGGGACCGGGGCCTCGCCCGAACAGGTCAATGCCGCCTGGCGTCGATTGATGGGGCGGGCCCACCCCGATCAGGGCGGCACCGAGGGGCTGGCGGCGAAGCTGAACGCCGCGCGGGACCGGTTGCTGAAGAAGTAGCCCTCTCCCCTTGCGGGTGAGGGGTGACATCGCTCTCGACGGTTGGCACCGCCTGACCCCTCACCCTTTCGCGCAAGTCCACTCGCTTCGCTCGCGGGCGCTCAAGCCCTCTCCCGCAAGGGGAGAGGGGCCCCCCTTTGCCTTCCGTCCCGACCGCCCCTAAACCACCCCCATGCCGAAGCTGACCTCCGCCGTCGATCCTGCCAGCGCCGCCTTCAAGGCGCTGCACGCCCACAACACTGCCCTGAACGCCGAGCTGCGCGCTCGGGTGGAGAAGGCGGGCCGGGGCGGCTCCGACGCCAGCCGGGACCGGCACGTCGCACGCGGCAAGCTGCTGCCGCGGGACCGCGTCGAGCGGCTGCTGGACCCCGGCTCGCCCTTCCTCGAAGTCGGGCAGCTGGCCGCCAACGGCATGTATGGCGACGAGGCTCCCGGAGCCGGGATGATCTGCGGCGTCGGGCGGGTGTCGGGTCGCGAGGTCATGATCGTGGCCAACGATCCGACGGTGAAGGGCGGCGCCTATTTCCCGATGACGGTGAAGAAGCACCTGCGGGCCCAGGAGATCGCCGAGCAGAACCACCTGCCGTGCGTCTATCTGGTCGACTCGGGCGGGGCGAACCTGCCGCACCAGGCCGAGGTGTTTCCCGACCGCGACCATTTCGGCCGTATCTTCTTCAACCAGGCCCGGATGTCGGCCAAGGGCATCCCCCAGATCGCCTGCGTCATGGGATCGTGCACGGCCGGCGGGGCCTATGTGCCGGCCATGTCGGACGAGACGGTGATCGTGCGCAACCAGGGCACCATCTTCCTTGCCGGCCCGCCGCTGGTGAAGGCCGCGACGGGCGAGGTCATCTCGGCCGAGGAACTGGGCGGGGCGGAGACGCACGGCCGCAAGTCCGGCGTGGTCGACTATGTCGCCGAGAACGACGAGCACGCTCTGGAGATCGTGCGGGGCATCGTCGGCCATCTGAACACCGTCAAACGGGTCGATCTGGATGTGCGCGAGCCCCGGGCCCCGGCGTTCGATGCCGAGGAGCTGTATGGTCTGATCCCCGATGACGTGCGGGCGCCCTACGACGTGCGCGAGGTCATCGCGCGGGTGGTCGACGGGTCGGAGTTCGAGGAGTTCAAGGCGCTGTACGGCACCACCCTGGTCTGCGGCTTCGCCCGCATCTGGGGCTATCCGGTCGCCATCCTGGCCAACAACGGCGTGCTGTTCTCGGAGAGCGCGCTGAAGGGGGCGCACTTCATCGAACTGGCCTGCAAGCGGAAGATCCCGCTGGTCTTCCTGCAGAACATCAGTGGCTTCATGGTCGGCGGAAAATACGAGGCGGGCGGGATCGCCAAGGACGGGGCCAAGCTGGTGACGGCGGTCGCCTCGGCCAATGTGCCCAAGTTCACGGTCCTGATCGGCGGCAGCTTCGGGGCCGGCAACTACGGCATGTGCGGCCGGGCCTATTCGCCGCGCTTCCTGTTCACCTGGCCCAACAGCCGGATCAGCGTGATGGGCGGCGAACAGGCGGCGGCGGTGCTGGCTACCGTCCACCGCGACGCCGACAGCTGGACCCCGGAGCAGGCCGAGGCCTTCAAGGCTCCGGTGCGCCAGAAATATGAGGACGAGGGCAATCCCTACTATGCCACGGCCCGGCTGTGGGACGACGGGATCATCGATCCGGCGCAGACGCGGGATATGCTGGGGCTGGCGATCAGCGCCAGTCTGAACGCGCCGGTCGAGGACACGACCTTCGGCATCTTCCGGATGTGATCAGGCGGGCGGAGATCTCAGGATCTTCGCCATCGCCTTGCCCTTGCTGACCTCGTCGACCAGTTTGTCCATGTGGCGCACCTCGCGCATGAACGGGTCCTCGATCGCCTCGACCCGGTGGCCGCAGATCGTCCCGGTGATCAGGAAGCGGTTCGGGTTCATCGTGGGGGCCTCGGCGAAGAAGGTCTCGAAGTCCGTTCCGGCCGTCAGCAGGGCCTCCAGCTGGTCCTGGGAATAGCCCGTCAGCCAGCGGATGACCTCGTCCACCTCCGCCCGCGTGCGGCCCTTGCGTTCGGCCTTGTTCACATAGTGGACGTGGACGCTGGACACGCTCATGCGGCGGACGCGATCCGTCGTGTTGGTCGCCATGGCGTCGTCTCCATGTTCCGTTCGGCCCCAGACGCGTTATAGGGCGACAGCCGCAGGAGACCACCATGGCCGACCCCACCGAAAACGACCTGAATGCCCTGGACATCACCGATGCCGAGGCGCTGGAAATGAATGCGATCTCGCACCCGCTGGTGCCCGATCCGGCCCCGGACGCGAACGATGACCTGGTGCAGGTCGACGGCACGGCCGACGGGGTGGTGTTCGTCACCATCAACCGGCCGCACAAGAAGAACGCCTTCGACGCCGCGACCATCGCCGCCCTGCACGAGACCTTCGAGACGCTGGGCGGGGCCGACAATGTGCGGGTGGTCTTCATCCGGGGCGCGGGCGGGACCTTCAGCGCGGGCGCGGACCTGGGCTGGATGCGGGACGCCGCCGGCTGGTCCGAGAGCGACAATCGCGACGACGCCATGATGCTGGCCAAGATGCTGAAGGCGCTGCACGACATTCCGGCCCTGACGGTCGCCCTGGTCGAGGGCGCGGCGATGGGCGGCGGGGCGGGCATCGTCTGCGCCTGCGACATGGCGGTGGCGGTCGAGGGGACGCGGTTCGCGTTCTCCGAGGTCAAGCTGGGCCTGATCCCGGCGACGATCGCGCCCTATGTGATCGAGGCGGTCGGCGCGCGCCGGGCCAAGCAGCTGTTCCTGACGGCCAACATCTTCGACGCCGACTATGCCGCCCACGCCGGGATCATCGACATGGTCCTGCCCGAGGGGTCGATGGACGAGTTCGTGTCGATGCTGACCGACAGCCTGACCCAGAACGCGCCCGGCGCGATGGGCGAGGCCAAGCGGCTGGTCAACGATCTGGCCGGCGAGTCGATCGACCGCGGCCTGATGGAGGACACCGCCAGGCGCATCGCCAAGGCGCGGGTGTCGAAAGAGGGTCAGGAGGGCGTGCTGGCCTTCCTCGAAAAGCGCAGCCCGAGCTGGGCGGAGTAGAACCGCACGTCTCCTCCGCGTCGCGGAGCGATGGGGAGGTGGCAGCGAGCCCTAGCGAGCTGACGGAGGGGGCGACCGGGTCGCGCCGGTCGAGCGCCCGCCAGCACTCGCTTCGGGCACCGTCTCGCCCCCTCCGTCACGGCGCGAAGCCGCGCCGCGCCTTGAGGATCGGCTCGTATACGAGCCGACCGCAAGCCCCATGCTGCGCACGGGGAGGAGACAATCGCCGTGTGCCCCTCTAAACCGGGCGCATGTTCACATCCGTCCTGGTCGCCAATCGTGGCGAGATCGCCTGCCGCGTTTTCCGCACCGCCAAGCGGATGGGGATCCGCACCATCGCCGTCTATTCGGAGGCCGACGCCAAGGCCCTGCATGTGCGGGAGGCCGATGAGGCGGTGCTGATCGGGCCGGCCCCGGCGCGCGAATCGTACCTCGATGCGGCCAGGGTGCTGGCGGCGGCCAAGGCGACGGGGGCGGAGGCGATTCACCCCGGCTATGGCTTCCTGAGCGAGAACGCCGAGTTCGCCGAGGCCGTGATGGCGGCCGGGATCGTCTGGATCGGCGCGCCGCCGGCGGCGATCCGGGCCATGGGGCTGAAGGACGCGGCGAAAAAGCTGATGGTCGAGGCGGGGGTGCCCGTCACGCCCGGCTATATGGGCGAGGACCAGTCGCCCGAACGCCTGAAGGCGGAGGCCGACGCGATCGGCTATCCGGTGCTGATCAAGGCCGTGGCGGGCGGCGGCGGCAAGGGGATGCGGCGGGTCGATGCGGCCGAGGCCTTCCTGGATGCGCTGGGCTCCTGCCGGCGCGAGGCGGCGTCCAGCTTCGGTGACGACCGGGTCCTGATCGAGAAATACATCCTGTCGCCGCGCCACATCGAGGTTCAGGTGTTCGGCGACGCCCACGGCGAGGTCGTGCACCTGTTCGAGCGCGACTGCTCGCTGCAGCGGCGGCACCAGAAGGTAATCGAGGAGGCCCCGGCCCCCGGGATGGACGAAGCGACCCGGGCGGCGGTGACGGCGGCGGCGGTCAAGGCGGCCAAGGCCGTAAACTATGTCGGGGCGGGGACCATCGAGTTCATCGCCGACGGGACCGAGGGGCTGCGGGCCGACCGCATCTGGTTCATGGAGATGAACACCCGGCTGCAGGTCGAACACCCGGTGACCGAGGCCATCACCGGCGTCGATCTGGTCGAATGGCAGTTCCGGGCGGCGGCGGGCGAGCCCGTGCCGCTGAGGCAGGACCAGCTGGCGATCCACGGCTGGGCCATGGAGGCGCGGCTGTATGCCGAGGATCCTGCGAACGGCTTCCTGCCGAGCATCGGCAAGCTGGAGCATTTCGTGCTGCCGGACGGGGTGCGGATCGACACGGGCGTGGAGCAGGGCGGCGAGGTCAGCCAGTTCTACGACCCGATGATCGCCAAGCTG
This DNA window, taken from Brevundimonas subvibrioides ATCC 15264, encodes the following:
- a CDS encoding DUF2200 domain-containing protein is translated as MATNTTDRVRRMSVSSVHVHYVNKAERKGRTRAEVDEVIRWLTGYSQDQLEALLTAGTDFETFFAEAPTMNPNRFLITGTICGHRVEAIEDPFMREVRHMDKLVDEVSKGKAMAKILRSPPA
- a CDS encoding class II 3-deoxy-7-phosphoheptulonate synthase, which codes for MTMRWTPESWRNKPVVHMPTDYPDVRELQRVEDELRALPPLVFAGEARTLTAKLADVEAGKAFLLQGGDCAESFKEFSTDNIRDTFRLLLQMAVVLTFAGRKPVVKVGRIAGQFAKPRSSPIEEIDGVTLPSYRGDNINGSAFTPEERVPDPQRLLKAYNQSASTLNLLRAFAGGGYADLYNIHRWTQGFADHGIGAQYRELADKIAEALAFMEAVGVTPETHPDLSRVEVFTSHEALLLNVESALTRLDGGTGEWFDTSAHMLWIGERTRQLDGAHVEFMRGIRNPIGVKCGPTMEADDLLPLIDALNPDNISGRLTLIGRFGHDKVGKRLPGLMRAVKAAGKKVIWSIDPMHGNTLMAASGYKTRPFDRILGEVKGFIDVAESEGVHPGGVHLEMTGQNVTECIGGAQAVSEDDLSSRYHTHCDPRLNADQALELAFLVAERLKSGRLNQSRAA
- a CDS encoding chorismate mutase, with protein sequence MPKTNLQPVWPDMTPQDLSPEQMALAALRAEIDSVDDQLLALFQRRLDIAARVGLAKDAPHGPHTKLRPDREQTVLSRMLARAEPGYADAVEGLWREIVGWGLARQGQLQVQVWAPTDPTRAFDGARHRFGAAAAIRMVRDPQAALAFAAEGRGVAVLAINTDDPWWLGLRRDWSSLSVFDGFGQTGGQPTSLAVGKIDPAALPRGRSVIVTAGGDAGDGGGARRWGLNTHHGWTLALTDAALTPGDAEGCVGAIG
- the gor gene encoding glutathione-disulfide reductase gives rise to the protein MADYDYDLFVIGAGSGGVRAARLTALGGKKVAIAEEHRVGGTCVIRGCVPKKFMVMASDFAHQFHTAEGYGWTVEASFDWPKFIETKDVEIARLSGIYAANLGKAGVELIHGRAVLTDAHTVVIAGKGEDGGDLTVTAERILIATGGRPWMPEELPGIEHAITSEEAFHLPELPKRILIAGGGYIAVEFAGIFAGLGVETTLIYRGPNILRGFDDDVRAHLAGEIEKRGIKVVLGCQHKEIRKTDSGLVNVLENGMELETDVVMFATGRVPHVKSLGLETAGVALNDKGAIQVDTLSKTTADNIWAIGDVTDRMNLTPVAIREAVAFHETVYKGNPQHFDYEAVATAVFSQPPVGTVGLSESEARRTCSGAVDIYSTKFRPMKYAFTGSDERVLMKLVVDASNDRVVGVHIVGPEAPEMIQLAAIAVKAGLTKAQWDATCAVHPTMAEELVTLKVKQNQETSAG
- a CDS encoding carboxyl transferase domain-containing protein; the encoded protein is MPKLTSAVDPASAAFKALHAHNTALNAELRARVEKAGRGGSDASRDRHVARGKLLPRDRVERLLDPGSPFLEVGQLAANGMYGDEAPGAGMICGVGRVSGREVMIVANDPTVKGGAYFPMTVKKHLRAQEIAEQNHLPCVYLVDSGGANLPHQAEVFPDRDHFGRIFFNQARMSAKGIPQIACVMGSCTAGGAYVPAMSDETVIVRNQGTIFLAGPPLVKAATGEVISAEELGGAETHGRKSGVVDYVAENDEHALEIVRGIVGHLNTVKRVDLDVREPRAPAFDAEELYGLIPDDVRAPYDVREVIARVVDGSEFEEFKALYGTTLVCGFARIWGYPVAILANNGVLFSESALKGAHFIELACKRKIPLVFLQNISGFMVGGKYEAGGIAKDGAKLVTAVASANVPKFTVLIGGSFGAGNYGMCGRAYSPRFLFTWPNSRISVMGGEQAAAVLATVHRDADSWTPEQAEAFKAPVRQKYEDEGNPYYATARLWDDGIIDPAQTRDMLGLAISASLNAPVEDTTFGIFRM
- a CDS encoding J domain-containing protein, with translation MSLIWLVLAGIVVWALIRLGRQTEGPRRGHWRVAATLVSAALLVGGVLALTKGAWVSGAGLVGAALWLVVASRMRTAAVKREAIGDAEARSILGVGTGASPEQVNAAWRRLMGRAHPDQGGTEGLAAKLNAARDRLLKK
- a CDS encoding prephenate dehydratase domain-containing protein, with translation MTEAAIGRPAGDDRGGRTAFQGAPGAFSHEACVELRPWDEHVPFETFEDAIAAVKSGACDCALIPVENSTIGDVEPAATLVRTSGLAVVGEAWRPIRMALMALDGVELDELRTVASHPIALAQCSGKLTALNLTMVEAFDTAGAARDVSEAGDRTRAALAPVAAAEVYGLSILRLDLQDSADNRTRFVLLAREAG
- the panC gene encoding pantoate--beta-alanine ligase encodes the protein MPIARSVDALRTAVRDWRRQGFTVSFVPTMGALHEGHLTLVREAGQRADKVVASVFVNPTQFAAHEDLGTYPRREAEDAALLAGAGCDLLFAPTVGEMYPDGFVTSVAVGGPSQGLETDFRPHFFGGVAVVVAKLLNQVQADVAVFGEKDYQQLMVVRRMARDLDIPTAIVGAPTMRDGHGLALSSRNAYLSEPELDVARCLNGVLAEAAIKAADRRPLAAVERDAYSDLLKAGFERVDYVAVRQADNLAPFPNGVVEAPARILAAAWVGKTRLIDNLAV
- a CDS encoding division plane positioning ATPase MipZ, with the translated sequence MTQPSQHQAQVIVVGNEKGGAGKSTLAIHIACGLMHAGRKVAILDLDLRQRSMAHFFSHRAAWTAANGVTLPMPVQPDLGDGKALARAEEAEQLARFEAAFSEAVVSGAEVILIDTPGGDTALSRAAHARADQIVTPMNDSFVDFDMLGTVDPVTLDLLKPSTYSESVWEARKHRAIKEGRHAAIDWIVVVNRMAVAEARNRRRLEERMLKLAKRVGFRVGPGLRDRVIYRELFPFGLTVADLSNEVRPVAVSLAHVAARQEMRNLMQALGLDDVSLPALEAA
- a CDS encoding cytochrome c yields the protein MSRAIATIAAASVAALLTACQPTAEAESSAQAVSGPHVVAATDIEAGRYIVLVGGCNDCHTPAYARTGGTEPPESEWLKGSTEGHTGPWGTSYGKNLRLTVAGMTEDEWVEKLATGSSLPPMPWPSVKAMSEADKRAVYRYIKALPGDAGQPAPAPLPPGVAPPGPPAV
- a CDS encoding SPOR domain-containing protein; the encoded protein is MLRPVLVGLAGLATASCGMVEGDPNRFESMAQAVASVPLDGSSRPSRKASEGSIRPAVVDAAAIANPGALKVEVMDPHALWDARDLGLRGAVEQAAPAMVEAAAPVVTQAVLQQVSDRLPTMRPTRAVEEESVRMSTAGPSETLQLGAFSSPSAARAAWSRIRAAGASVADLTPAFETVDVDGRTLTRLKVTTSGEAARAVCRAADAADLGCLRRG